The following are encoded in a window of Limibacter armeniacum genomic DNA:
- a CDS encoding tyrosine-type recombinase/integrase, translating into MAEVKVTERKQRDGRIVLYLYYRHNSKRFRKSTGIKLFEKPRGEKERLHNRKAWLTAEKLALELQVSLKEGTGSQTASRITLHHAVDHFTATKTKENTRIMYQQMNKRVKGFFSSHLKLSELTKSHCRDFYDYLCQDSGKVSTANLRFINFKAVLNYFVKKEILLKNPAQYIEKRKSDSSQRVYLNESELELLKRTGCNDKELKRYFLFACYTGLRYSDLKALTYDQIRDNTVYISKQVKTSDSVTIPLSAFAKSLLDRKGRGYVFRIPSNSLVTYRLADWTRRAGIDKRVTIHTARHTFATLLLTKGVDIYTVKDLLGHKSLNSTMVYAKIINLKRQKAIELLDSQ; encoded by the coding sequence ATGGCAGAAGTAAAAGTAACTGAACGTAAACAAAGAGACGGTCGGATTGTACTATACCTCTACTACCGACACAACAGCAAAAGATTTCGCAAGTCCACAGGAATCAAGCTGTTCGAGAAGCCAAGAGGTGAAAAAGAAAGGCTCCACAACCGCAAGGCATGGCTTACAGCCGAGAAGTTGGCACTCGAACTGCAAGTATCCTTAAAGGAAGGTACAGGTTCACAAACAGCCTCCAGGATCACCCTTCACCATGCAGTAGACCATTTTACCGCAACCAAGACCAAGGAGAACACCCGCATCATGTATCAGCAGATGAACAAGCGGGTCAAAGGCTTCTTCAGCAGCCATCTCAAGCTATCAGAGCTCACCAAAAGCCATTGTCGAGACTTTTACGATTACCTCTGTCAGGACAGTGGCAAGGTCAGTACTGCTAACCTACGCTTTATCAACTTCAAGGCAGTGCTCAACTACTTCGTCAAAAAGGAAATACTATTAAAAAACCCAGCCCAATATATAGAGAAAAGGAAGAGCGATAGCAGTCAGCGGGTCTACCTCAACGAATCAGAACTGGAGCTGCTTAAGAGAACAGGCTGCAATGACAAGGAACTCAAACGATACTTCCTGTTCGCCTGCTATACCGGATTAAGGTACTCAGACCTGAAAGCACTTACCTATGACCAGATCAGGGACAACACAGTCTACATCTCCAAGCAGGTCAAGACCTCAGACAGCGTAACTATACCGCTTTCAGCATTTGCAAAATCCCTGCTGGACAGAAAAGGCAGAGGATATGTATTCAGAATTCCATCCAACTCTTTGGTAACATATCGGTTGGCAGACTGGACACGAAGGGCAGGAATCGACAAGAGAGTAACCATCCATACTGCCCGACATACATTTGCCACCCTATTGCTGACAAAAGGTGTTGACATCTATACCGTCAAGGACTTGCTCGGACACAAAAGCCTTAACAGCACCATGGTCTATGCCAAGATCATCAACCTTAAACGCCAAAAGGCAATAGAACTTCTTGATAGTCAGTAA
- a CDS encoding glycosyltransferase, translating into MKKVLMISYYWPPNAGVAVLRCLKIAKYLREYGWEPVIYTAENPDWAGIDNSNLKDIPEGITVIKQPIFEPYKYYRTLMGKKKDENVINALVANDDKESLLHKFSVWVRSNFFIPDARAFWIKPSVKYLTTYLKENPVDAIWSSGPPHTNNAIACELKKLTGLPWLSDFQDPWTQVDYFQKLRLAPWGRAKHHRMEQDVFKWADRITIVSDQWNKDLKEIGAKEVSTVALGYDEADYKDLKQESDQQLTLVHMGLMGDDRHPSALLEVIKELSEEREDWDKVFRLKLIGEVDAAIKQHIESLGIGHLVGMMGYVPREEALQICASSQLLLLLLNQAENAGGRIPAKLFEYLAVKRPIICIGDTTGDAVRMVRDAEAGYAFEYGEKDALKQVLTEMQDKYRMDGKVPATKGIAEQYSNQQLTGKVAGLLDEITL; encoded by the coding sequence ATGAAAAAAGTCCTGATGATTTCCTATTACTGGCCTCCCAATGCAGGTGTGGCAGTGTTGAGATGTCTGAAAATAGCCAAATACTTGAGGGAGTACGGTTGGGAGCCTGTGATCTATACAGCGGAAAATCCTGACTGGGCAGGGATTGACAACTCTAACCTGAAAGATATTCCTGAAGGTATCACTGTAATCAAGCAGCCTATTTTCGAGCCCTACAAGTATTACCGCACATTGATGGGGAAGAAAAAGGATGAGAACGTGATCAATGCGTTGGTGGCGAATGATGATAAGGAAAGCCTGTTGCACAAGTTCTCTGTATGGGTGCGCAGCAACTTTTTTATTCCGGATGCACGGGCATTCTGGATTAAACCGTCGGTGAAGTATCTAACGACTTATCTGAAAGAAAATCCTGTAGACGCCATCTGGTCAAGTGGACCTCCTCATACCAACAATGCCATTGCCTGTGAATTGAAGAAGCTTACAGGTCTGCCTTGGCTCTCAGACTTTCAGGACCCTTGGACACAGGTTGATTACTTCCAGAAGTTGAGGTTGGCTCCTTGGGGAAGGGCAAAGCACCATCGTATGGAGCAGGACGTATTCAAATGGGCTGACCGTATTACGATTGTCAGCGACCAATGGAATAAGGACTTGAAAGAAATAGGGGCGAAGGAGGTCTCAACGGTAGCGCTAGGTTATGATGAAGCAGACTACAAGGACCTGAAACAAGAAAGTGATCAGCAGCTTACACTCGTTCATATGGGACTGATGGGCGATGACCGTCACCCTTCAGCATTGCTAGAAGTGATTAAGGAGCTGTCAGAAGAACGTGAAGACTGGGACAAAGTATTTCGATTGAAGTTGATTGGTGAGGTAGATGCCGCTATCAAACAACATATTGAGTCATTAGGCATTGGCCATTTGGTAGGTATGATGGGCTATGTTCCAAGAGAGGAAGCATTGCAAATCTGTGCAAGCAGTCAATTATTATTGTTGTTGCTCAATCAAGCAGAAAATGCGGGAGGCAGAATTCCTGCCAAGCTGTTTGAATACCTTGCGGTGAAGCGCCCGATCATTTGCATTGGAGATACCACGGGAGATGCTGTTCGCATGGTCAGGGATGCAGAAGCTGGCTATGCCTTCGAGTATGGAGAGAAAGACGCGTTGAAGCAGGTATTGACAGAAATGCAGGACAAGTACCGGATGGATGGTAAAGTACCCGCCACAAAAGGCATTGCCGAACAATACAGCAACCAGCAGCTTACAGGGAAAGTGGCAGGACTTCTGGATGAGATCACACTTTGA
- the aroC gene encoding chorismate synthase, producing the protein MNTLGQIFKITTFGESHGKAIGVTIDGCPAGLELSETDIQNELDRRRPGQSKITTQRKEADKVEIFSGVFEGMTTGTPISMVIFNEDQRSKDYSHIKDQFRPSHADYTYHVKYGVRDYRGGGRSSARETAARVAAGAVAKQLLAKAGISFQAYVSEVGNIKVDDDYSKLDFSQIEQNIVRCPDAQKADQMVELIDNIRKNRDTIGGIVSCVIKGVPAGLGEPIFDRLHAELGKAMLSINAVKGFEYGSGFEGTKMKGSEHNDAFYQDLAGNIRTATNHSGGIQGGISNGEDIYFKVAFKPVATIMIDQESVDADGNTAIVTGKGRHDPCVVPRAVPIVEAMAALVIADHWLRSKVNRLDQLI; encoded by the coding sequence ATGAATACACTTGGACAAATATTCAAAATAACCACTTTTGGAGAATCACACGGCAAGGCAATCGGCGTAACAATTGACGGCTGTCCTGCTGGCTTGGAGCTGAGCGAAACAGACATCCAGAATGAGCTTGACCGCCGAAGACCGGGACAGTCAAAGATTACGACACAGCGTAAAGAAGCTGACAAGGTTGAAATCTTTTCTGGGGTCTTTGAAGGCATGACAACAGGCACACCGATCAGCATGGTCATCTTTAATGAAGACCAACGCAGCAAGGACTATTCGCACATCAAGGACCAATTCCGTCCGTCTCACGCTGACTATACCTATCATGTGAAATATGGAGTACGTGATTACCGTGGAGGAGGAAGAAGTTCTGCTCGTGAAACAGCTGCAAGAGTAGCCGCTGGTGCAGTGGCCAAACAATTGCTAGCCAAAGCAGGTATCTCATTTCAGGCTTATGTTTCAGAAGTTGGCAACATCAAAGTAGATGACGATTACTCCAAGCTTGACTTCTCACAAATAGAACAGAATATTGTCCGTTGCCCTGATGCCCAGAAGGCTGACCAGATGGTAGAGCTGATTGACAATATCCGTAAGAACAGAGATACGATTGGTGGTATTGTAAGCTGTGTGATCAAGGGAGTTCCTGCCGGACTGGGAGAGCCGATTTTTGATCGTTTACATGCAGAACTTGGCAAGGCTATGTTAAGTATCAACGCTGTAAAAGGCTTTGAGTACGGAAGTGGTTTTGAGGGTACCAAGATGAAAGGTTCTGAACACAACGATGCTTTCTATCAAGACCTAGCTGGGAATATCCGTACGGCTACTAATCACTCAGGCGGTATTCAGGGTGGTATTTCAAATGGAGAGGATATCTACTTCAAAGTAGCCTTTAAGCCAGTTGCCACAATCATGATTGACCAAGAAAGTGTGGATGCTGATGGGAATACAGCGATTGTCACGGGTAAAGGACGTCACGATCCTTGTGTAGTTCCAAGAGCTGTACCTATCGTAGAGGCAATGGCTGCCTTGGTAATTGCTGACCATTGGTTAAGAAGCAAGGTGAACAGATTGGATCAGTTGATTTGA
- a CDS encoding helix-turn-helix domain-containing protein, with protein MFTITDNIDALLKEKDLTKTQLAKKMGIARVTLYAMLSGDMKLSTLERFADALDVQVEDLLANADRMRLRGDSGHVEKREHVDESGSWFTTLGRISFKDQAFVNADLHLKDIEKGTLRTCFKGSFRIEIEGVAEAIICRLLENNIAVSNSIKVKALEGEEVIDLDMETIQRVSLIKEIRAVFA; from the coding sequence ATGTTTACGATTACTGATAACATTGATGCATTGCTGAAAGAAAAAGACCTGACAAAGACACAGTTAGCCAAGAAAATGGGGATAGCGAGGGTGACACTTTATGCGATGCTTTCGGGGGATATGAAACTCAGTACACTGGAGCGGTTTGCGGATGCATTGGATGTACAAGTAGAGGACCTGCTAGCCAATGCTGACAGGATGCGCCTGCGAGGTGACAGTGGGCATGTGGAAAAGCGGGAGCATGTGGATGAGTCAGGTAGCTGGTTTACGACGCTGGGGAGAATCTCATTCAAGGATCAGGCTTTTGTGAATGCTGACCTCCATCTGAAGGATATTGAGAAGGGAACGCTTCGTACCTGTTTCAAGGGAAGTTTTCGAATTGAGATTGAGGGTGTGGCAGAAGCCATTATTTGCAGGTTGCTGGAGAACAATATTGCGGTCAGCAACAGTATCAAGGTCAAAGCACTGGAAGGTGAAGAAGTGATTGACCTTGATATGGAGACTATTCAAAGGGTATCACTTATCAAAGAGATAAGGGCAGTTTTTGCATAA
- a CDS encoding TonB-dependent receptor, protein MKSIIATLLSLMLLAVPWSIYAQDTGKVMGTVVDDTGTPLPGASVVVKGTATGATTDVDGHYTIENAPSGSQTIQASSVGYVRSEKDVTVPAGGTVEANFNLEGDLMELDNVVVTGAVNPQSKLESSVAITSVGLKQIEDYAPRNLPDLLKVVPGFYVESSGGEANGNLWARGIPADGSYRYVVMQENGMPVFESPELAFGNVDVFARVDQNIDRVENVRGGSSAIFASNAPGGIINFIDKMGGLDFEGSFKQTISDFGMSKTELEFGGPLSDKVFYHIGGFYREDDGIREPDFTANRGGQIKANLRYEMDRGYVVARVKYLKDRAIAYLPIPMQNPNDPEELPGFDINFGTLTGNDMRIIRNVTPTGTEVVEDLADGMSPNVFTAGGEFQYDLGREWVIKGYFKASNITSGFNGIFPFAGDILTAQEFADSKGISAPQYSYARGSQAVISSADLENLNGNGLVTELGWWAVDLNLDDYSNNLLITKTIGNNELTAGYYTSHSRVAGKWWWHNILTDVSDQPRMLNLVDGNAGTSLTINGFTRIGSNYQNYDFLTKVNAFYLNDIIKLGSLNLDLGVRYERGDMTGTVETNRSYNYDEETSFGDPNSPADDDVLYGSNEYLPVEFDYDNWAWSIGVNYTFTDRFAVFARASQGFRAPDDLNFNFNVDPSADGGLSDNVIVEDIFQYELGTKLSSKNFGLFATLFFSQFNDVPFQDQVFNPDTGEFEGLTEYAKSIGYGLETEFIGKFGGVNVNVTATLQDLQYKDFEQTVVVDGEEQLLDFDGNQIRRIPQFYGTGRIAYTFIEALTVSVTGQYYSKRYSDVANSFELPGYGQMNASIAYDFGDVTLGVYGTNLTNSAGLTEGNPRSGTILSDFGNTFFARPLLGRSFTASVLVDF, encoded by the coding sequence ATGAAATCTATAATAGCTACACTACTATCTTTAATGCTGTTAGCTGTACCTTGGAGCATCTATGCCCAAGATACAGGTAAGGTAATGGGTACAGTCGTGGATGATACAGGTACCCCACTTCCAGGCGCCAGTGTGGTCGTAAAAGGTACGGCAACAGGCGCAACAACAGATGTTGATGGACACTATACTATTGAAAATGCCCCTTCAGGGTCTCAAACAATTCAGGCATCCAGTGTCGGGTATGTTCGCTCAGAAAAGGATGTCACAGTACCTGCAGGAGGTACTGTTGAAGCCAACTTCAATCTTGAGGGAGACTTGATGGAGCTGGATAATGTAGTGGTAACCGGTGCGGTAAACCCTCAGTCAAAGCTGGAGTCCAGTGTGGCAATTACGTCTGTGGGGCTAAAGCAAATAGAGGACTATGCACCCCGTAACTTACCGGATTTATTGAAAGTGGTACCGGGTTTTTATGTAGAGAGTTCTGGAGGCGAAGCCAATGGTAACCTTTGGGCAAGGGGGATCCCTGCTGATGGTAGCTACCGCTATGTCGTGATGCAGGAAAATGGGATGCCTGTTTTCGAATCACCGGAATTAGCTTTTGGTAATGTGGACGTATTTGCCAGAGTAGACCAAAATATTGATAGAGTTGAAAACGTTCGGGGTGGTTCCAGTGCTATTTTCGCCAGCAATGCCCCGGGTGGTATTATCAACTTTATTGATAAGATGGGAGGTTTGGATTTTGAAGGCTCTTTCAAACAAACGATCAGTGATTTTGGAATGTCCAAGACGGAATTGGAGTTTGGAGGACCCTTGTCGGATAAAGTATTCTATCATATTGGAGGTTTTTACAGAGAAGATGATGGTATAAGGGAGCCAGACTTTACAGCCAACCGAGGTGGACAAATAAAAGCCAACCTCCGTTACGAGATGGATCGTGGATATGTGGTGGCAAGGGTAAAATACCTGAAGGATAGGGCAATTGCTTACTTGCCTATTCCAATGCAGAACCCCAATGACCCTGAAGAGTTACCGGGCTTTGATATCAACTTTGGGACCTTGACAGGTAATGATATGCGGATTATTCGCAATGTGACACCAACAGGTACTGAGGTCGTGGAAGATTTGGCAGATGGGATGAGTCCTAATGTATTTACAGCAGGAGGCGAGTTTCAGTATGACCTTGGTCGTGAGTGGGTAATTAAAGGTTACTTCAAAGCCAGTAATATCACTTCAGGCTTTAATGGTATTTTCCCGTTTGCCGGAGATATCCTTACCGCACAGGAGTTTGCTGATTCTAAAGGAATTTCTGCGCCACAATATAGTTATGCCAGAGGCTCACAGGCGGTTATTTCATCGGCTGATTTGGAAAACCTGAATGGCAATGGTCTGGTGACAGAGTTAGGTTGGTGGGCTGTAGACCTTAACTTGGATGATTATTCAAATAACCTATTGATCACCAAAACTATTGGCAACAATGAACTGACCGCAGGGTACTATACTTCCCATAGCCGAGTAGCAGGTAAATGGTGGTGGCACAATATCCTGACAGATGTCTCAGACCAACCACGGATGCTTAATCTGGTAGATGGTAACGCTGGAACATCCCTTACTATCAATGGCTTTACAAGGATTGGCTCAAACTACCAGAACTATGATTTCTTGACCAAAGTAAATGCCTTTTACTTGAATGATATCATCAAGTTAGGAAGCCTGAACCTTGATTTGGGAGTGAGGTACGAAAGAGGGGACATGACAGGTACGGTAGAGACTAATCGTTCTTATAACTATGATGAAGAAACCAGCTTTGGTGATCCTAATTCTCCGGCAGATGATGATGTCCTTTATGGAAGCAATGAATATCTCCCTGTCGAATTTGATTATGACAATTGGGCATGGTCAATTGGGGTGAACTATACTTTCACAGATCGCTTTGCGGTATTTGCCAGAGCCAGTCAAGGTTTTAGGGCTCCTGATGACTTGAATTTCAATTTCAATGTAGACCCAAGTGCTGATGGAGGTTTGTCTGACAATGTAATAGTGGAAGATATCTTTCAGTATGAATTGGGTACCAAACTCTCAAGCAAGAACTTTGGTCTCTTTGCAACGCTCTTCTTTAGCCAATTCAATGATGTACCATTCCAGGATCAGGTATTTAACCCAGATACAGGAGAGTTTGAAGGGCTGACAGAGTATGCCAAAAGTATTGGTTATGGTCTTGAGACAGAGTTCATCGGTAAGTTTGGTGGGGTAAATGTTAATGTCACCGCAACATTGCAGGACTTGCAGTACAAAGATTTTGAGCAGACTGTAGTTGTGGATGGTGAAGAACAGTTGTTAGACTTTGATGGAAACCAGATCAGAAGGATTCCTCAGTTTTATGGAACAGGACGGATTGCTTATACTTTTATAGAAGCGTTGACTGTCAGTGTAACGGGACAGTACTACAGTAAGCGTTATAGTGATGTCGCCAATTCATTTGAGCTGCCAGGCTATGGACAGATGAATGCTTCTATTGCTTATGATTTTGGAGACGTAACACTTGGTGTTTACGGAACCAACTTAACCAATTCAGCAGGGTTGACAGAAGGTAACCCAAGATCTGGTACCATTTTATCAGACTTTGGTAATACATTTTTTGCCAGACCGCTGTTAGGTAGGTCATTTACAGCATCCGTTTTGGTGGACTTCTAG
- a CDS encoding LacI family DNA-binding transcriptional regulator, which translates to MKKHTTILDLAHQLGVSTATITRALKGHPDVSESTRKKVLSLAKKLHYHPNAVAAGLRQQSSKLIGVIVPDLTALPYTKMVSSILYQANLAELQVIVCESKGATTLEAHHTSTLINRRVDGLLVAIAKEDGNCTHFYEAEAAGIPIVFFNRASTTFVKAHTVVPDHFTIAYESTKKLISDGYTQILFLEKNAKPDFLKGYLQAFRDCDVPVKKEWVTSFELANAQTGAQYTHYLFKEEIPFEAIITNNTSLANGIQHVLQQLAAQHIKVISLVDNPHQDSEPLNPIYVSPHSIGEKAFELLLNDLQHSNNVPSQYHHVKMPPQFLHEEHFQQNNFTISTWHSQPSMRKHE; encoded by the coding sequence ATGAAAAAACACACTACTATCTTAGACTTGGCCCATCAATTGGGCGTCAGTACCGCTACCATTACCAGAGCCTTAAAAGGACACCCAGATGTAAGTGAATCCACCCGAAAAAAAGTATTATCTCTCGCAAAAAAACTCCATTACCACCCCAATGCAGTTGCGGCAGGATTACGTCAGCAATCCAGTAAACTCATCGGTGTCATTGTTCCTGACCTTACTGCTTTGCCCTATACCAAGATGGTCAGTAGCATACTATATCAGGCTAACCTTGCTGAATTACAAGTAATCGTTTGCGAGTCGAAAGGGGCTACTACATTAGAGGCACACCATACCTCAACATTAATAAACAGAAGGGTGGATGGTCTTTTGGTGGCGATAGCAAAAGAAGACGGAAACTGTACTCATTTCTACGAGGCTGAAGCCGCCGGTATTCCGATTGTTTTCTTTAACAGGGCATCTACAACCTTTGTCAAGGCGCACACTGTCGTTCCTGACCACTTCACTATTGCCTATGAAAGCACTAAAAAACTGATTTCGGATGGATACACGCAGATTCTGTTTTTGGAGAAAAACGCAAAACCTGATTTTTTGAAAGGTTACCTTCAGGCATTTAGAGATTGTGATGTTCCTGTCAAAAAAGAATGGGTCACCTCTTTTGAACTTGCAAACGCTCAAACTGGCGCCCAATATACCCATTACTTATTCAAAGAAGAGATCCCATTTGAAGCCATTATTACCAACAACACTTCTTTGGCAAATGGGATACAGCATGTTCTACAACAGTTAGCGGCTCAACACATCAAAGTAATTAGCTTGGTTGACAATCCTCATCAGGATTCAGAGCCATTGAACCCAATTTATGTATCACCTCACAGTATCGGAGAAAAAGCATTTGAGCTGCTGTTAAATGATTTACAGCATTCAAACAATGTTCCCAGCCAGTATCATCATGTGAAGATGCCTCCACAGTTTTTACATGAAGAGCATTTTCAGCAAAATAATTTCACCATTTCAACGTGGCATTCACAACCTTCCATGCGTAAACATGAATAG
- a CDS encoding YhdH/YhfP family quinone oxidoreductase, producing MMVQNSSTFKAFRIEEIDGNYQGSIKEMEFSTLNNNEVLVKVHYSSLNYKDALSASGNKGVTRNYPHTPGIDAVGTIVKSNSDLFTIGEKAIVTSYDLGMNTDGGFAEYIQVPSEWVVKLPEKMTMQEAMIYGTAGLTAGMSVLRLTELMKPEDGKIVVSGATGGVGALSVSILSKLGYSVVAITGKETERDYLINLGAEEVLLRSEVENFVKKPLLKPLFAGAIDTVGGIILENIIKSIDSMGVVTCCGNVASPELDLTVFPFILRGVTLIGIDSQNYPMKYRKIVWNKLAQEWKPKQLDYTCNEIKLEDVTLKIELMLKGKLKGRTVLNLTE from the coding sequence ATGATGGTACAGAATAGTTCTACATTTAAAGCATTTCGAATTGAAGAGATTGATGGTAATTATCAAGGCTCAATTAAAGAAATGGAATTTAGCACTTTAAACAACAATGAGGTCTTAGTAAAAGTGCACTATAGTTCATTGAATTATAAAGATGCTTTATCAGCTTCGGGAAATAAAGGAGTAACGAGAAATTATCCACACACACCGGGTATTGACGCAGTTGGAACAATAGTAAAATCGAACAGTGATTTGTTTACTATTGGTGAAAAAGCAATTGTAACCAGTTATGATTTAGGCATGAATACAGATGGCGGATTTGCTGAGTATATTCAAGTTCCATCAGAATGGGTTGTAAAATTGCCTGAGAAAATGACAATGCAAGAGGCAATGATATATGGTACTGCAGGTTTAACAGCAGGAATGTCAGTATTAAGACTTACGGAGTTGATGAAGCCAGAGGATGGTAAAATTGTGGTTTCAGGTGCAACCGGTGGAGTTGGTGCGTTGAGTGTTTCCATTTTAAGTAAATTGGGTTATTCGGTCGTAGCAATAACAGGTAAGGAAACAGAACGGGACTATTTAATTAATCTTGGAGCTGAGGAGGTGCTATTGCGTAGTGAGGTTGAAAATTTTGTTAAAAAGCCATTGTTAAAACCTTTGTTTGCCGGTGCTATAGATACTGTTGGTGGTATAATACTTGAAAATATAATTAAATCAATTGATTCAATGGGTGTTGTAACTTGTTGTGGAAATGTTGCATCTCCAGAACTTGATTTGACCGTTTTTCCCTTCATTCTGAGAGGTGTCACACTCATTGGAATAGATTCTCAAAACTATCCAATGAAATACAGAAAAATAGTGTGGAATAAGTTAGCTCAAGAATGGAAACCTAAACAATTAGATTACACTTGCAATGAAATTAAACTTGAGGATGTAACGCTAAAAATTGAATTAATGCTAAAGGGAAAATTAAAAGGAAGAACTGTATTAAATTTGACTGAATAA
- a CDS encoding P-loop NTPase family protein, producing MIREAQTLYGSLDSWTQWLYQLLTAYCVGSISLCKQYDIQPHKGLLLSGAPGIGKTAAISHFRRKFKKLSGQLYYCHDIMNEARASDQYLEGYRKKQPMIFDDLGIEHKVKRYGNDINAMDEILYIRHRLFTQHQVASHFTTNLTITEMEQRYDIRMVDRLHEMVNIIHLNRTTSYRRSP from the coding sequence ATGATCCGTGAAGCACAAACCCTATACGGCTCCCTTGACAGCTGGACCCAGTGGCTTTACCAGTTGCTGACCGCCTACTGCGTCGGCAGCATCTCACTCTGCAAGCAGTACGACATCCAGCCCCACAAGGGACTGCTGCTCTCTGGCGCACCGGGTATTGGCAAGACAGCCGCCATCAGCCATTTCCGACGCAAGTTCAAGAAACTCTCAGGACAGCTCTACTACTGCCACGACATCATGAACGAGGCACGCGCCTCAGACCAGTACCTGGAAGGCTACCGCAAGAAACAGCCCATGATCTTTGACGACCTCGGCATCGAACACAAGGTCAAGCGCTACGGCAACGACATCAACGCCATGGACGAGATCCTCTATATCCGCCACAGGCTCTTCACACAGCATCAGGTCGCTAGCCACTTCACCACAAACCTTACCATCACAGAGATGGAGCAGCGTTACGATATCCGTATGGTGGACCGCCTCCACGAGATGGTCAATATCATCCACCTCAACAGAACCACCTCCTACCGCCGCTCCCCATAG
- a CDS encoding NAD-dependent epimerase/dehydratase family protein, which produces MSVVIITGSAGLIGSEAVEFFADKFDQVIGIDNNTRQVLFGADASVAWNMTRLEQEIPNYKHYNVDIRDYSAMEEIFKTYSTDIKMVVHTAAQPSHDWAAKEPLTDFTINANGTLNLLELTRLYSEKAVFIFTSTNKVYGDNPNKLPLVELEKRWEVAEDHAFFQHGIDETMSLDDTKHSLFGASKVAADIVAQEYGKYFGMNVGVFRGGCLTGPKHSGTQLHGFLSYLMKCAITGDHYTVFGYKGKQVRDNIHSWDLVNMFWHFYQNPRQGEAYNAGGSRHSNCSMAEAIEVCEKITGKKMNYSYSETNRIGDHIWWISDVSKFKAHYPTWEYKYGLEDILVQIHDSMGKRV; this is translated from the coding sequence ATGAGCGTAGTAATAATCACAGGCTCTGCCGGACTGATCGGCAGTGAGGCAGTAGAATTCTTTGCTGATAAATTTGATCAGGTGATTGGTATTGACAACAATACCCGTCAGGTTCTGTTTGGAGCAGATGCATCCGTTGCGTGGAATATGACACGTTTGGAGCAGGAAATCCCAAACTATAAGCATTACAATGTAGATATCCGTGACTATTCGGCAATGGAGGAAATCTTCAAGACGTACAGCACCGATATCAAGATGGTAGTGCATACAGCTGCACAGCCAAGCCATGACTGGGCAGCGAAGGAACCCCTGACAGATTTTACCATCAATGCGAATGGTACCTTGAACCTGTTAGAGCTTACCCGTCTTTACAGTGAAAAAGCTGTTTTCATCTTCACTTCAACCAACAAGGTATATGGCGACAACCCAAACAAGTTACCGTTGGTAGAGTTGGAGAAACGTTGGGAAGTGGCGGAAGATCACGCGTTCTTCCAACATGGAATTGATGAGACCATGAGCCTTGATGATACAAAACACTCCCTGTTTGGTGCTTCAAAGGTAGCTGCTGATATCGTCGCGCAGGAGTATGGTAAGTACTTCGGAATGAATGTGGGTGTATTCCGTGGCGGTTGTTTGACAGGGCCTAAGCACTCAGGTACACAGCTACACGGTTTCCTTTCTTACCTGATGAAATGTGCGATTACGGGTGATCACTATACTGTATTCGGTTATAAAGGCAAGCAGGTAAGGGACAATATCCATAGCTGGGATTTGGTGAATATGTTCTGGCACTTCTACCAAAACCCAAGACAGGGCGAAGCTTACAATGCGGGTGGTAGCCGTCATTCAAACTGCTCAATGGCAGAAGCTATCGAGGTGTGTGAGAAAATCACGGGCAAGAAGATGAACTACTCTTACTCGGAAACAAACCGTATCGGTGACCATATCTGGTGGATCAGTGACGTGTCCAAGTTCAAGGCACATTACCCTACTTGGGAATATAAGTATGGACTGGAGGATATTCTGGTTCAGATCCATGACAGCATGGGCAAAAGAGTTTAA
- a CDS encoding helix-turn-helix domain-containing protein: protein MDKTNPTPDLNRLAEIIATKLKEQLQTEVRKYQLNSKPFLSIDDVAEMLEVSRDRVYAYIRNRQLPHYKNGNTRRIFFSPKDVRDFVLRNRIEADDIALSEAELQILSGKY from the coding sequence ATGGACAAAACTAACCCAACTCCAGACCTAAACCGACTGGCAGAAATCATTGCCACAAAGCTCAAGGAGCAATTGCAGACCGAAGTCCGCAAGTACCAGCTCAACTCCAAGCCTTTCCTTTCCATCGATGACGTCGCAGAAATGCTCGAAGTCTCCCGTGACCGTGTGTATGCTTACATCCGCAACCGGCAGCTGCCCCACTACAAGAACGGCAATACCCGACGCATCTTTTTCTCACCCAAAGACGTCCGTGACTTCGTGCTGCGCAACCGCATCGAGGCAGACGACATTGCCCTGAGTGAAGCCGAACTGCAAATCCTCTCAGGCAAATACTGA